GAGGCCGCCCTCGACGAGCTCCTCGTAGACGATGTCGGTGGCCTCGAGGCCGAACTGCGCGCGCGCGTCGGGGTGGTCGTCGATCTTCGCGAGGATCGCGGGCAGCTGGATCTCGGCGGCGACCTCGACGCCCGTGAGCGGCGCCGTGATGGGCTCGGGCTCCGGCGTCGGCGTGGGGGTGGGGGTCGGCGTCTCGCTGTCGCTGGGGCTCGGCGATGCCGACGGCTCCGGATCGCCGCCGCAGGCCGTCAGGAGACCGGCAGCGACCATGAGGATCGCGACGGTGCGGGTGGCTCGAGATGCTCGCATGCGCGACAGACTAGAGGCCGCCGTGCGCGCTCAGCGGCGTGGCTCGCCGGGCACGACCTCACGCGCCTGCGGCCGCTCGCCGCCGTCGAGGTCGAAGTCGACTCGCTGGCCCTCGGCGAGCACGCGGAACCCGTCCATGCGGATGTCGCGGTAGTGCACGAAGACCTCGGCGGCGGACTCGTCGACGACGATGAACCCGAAGCCCTTCTCGCGATCGAACCACTTCACCGTGCCGCTAGGCATCCGCCGTCTCCTCCACCTCGCCGAGTCGTCCGGGGAGACTACAAGGCGCCCCTGGGGGACAGATGGGGGTGGCTGAGGACGGCTCAGCCGCGCTAGGGCGTCGAGGACGGCTCGGGCTCGACGCCCGTGCCGACGATGACCGTGATGGTCGAGCCCGACAGCGGCTGGTCGGTGACCTCGGTCGCCTCGACGCCGATCGCCTGCGCGATGCCGAGGGCGGCCGCCTCGAGGTCGGCGCCCTGGTAGTAGACGGTCGTCGCATCGCGCTGCTCGCTCGCGTCGGCGACGGCTGCGACGGGCCAGCCGCCGCCCTGCAGCGTCGCGGCGACGGCGTCGGCCGCGCCGGCGCCGGAGGCGTCGAGCACCGTGATCGTCGTGCCTTCGGGCAGCGCCGCGGGGTCGGTGATCGGCTCGGGACCCGTCGGCACGCTCGTGTCGACGCTGCCGACCTGCAGCAGCTGCAGGGCGCCGAGGCCGCCCACCACGAGCAGGACGCATGCGGCGGCCGCGACGATGGCCGTCATCCACCACCGCCACCAGCTGCGCTCGGTGGAGCGGTGCACGCCCACGCGGCCCATGCGCGGAGCGCCGTCGAAGCGGTCGGTCACGAGGCCTCCCCACGATCGCGGATGCGCTGGAGCCTGCGCACGAGCATGGCGTCGTATCGCAGGGCGGCCTCCGTGTCGATGAGCGCGTTGAGCAGCTGGTAGTAGCGGGTCGTGGACCATCCGAACCGTGCGCGGATCGCGCTCGCCTTCGCTCCCGCGTGCGTGCGTGCCGAACCCTCGAAGTCGAGGATCGACCGTTGCAGCGCCGTGAGATCGTCGGCGTCCTCCGGCTCGGACATGACCACCGATCATACCTTCGCCGACGGCGTAGGCCGTGCCGCGTCATGCGGGCTGCACGGCGCGTAGCATCGAGGCATGAGCGACTTCCAGGCCCCGTCCGACGACCAGTGGCGCGAGCGCCTCTCGCCGGAGGCGTACCAGGTGCTGCGCGAGGCAGGCACCGAGCGCCCCTGGACCGGTGCGCTGCTCGACGAGAACCGCCACGGCGTGTACTCGTGCGGCGCGTGCGGCCAGGAGCTCTTCAGCGACGAGGTGAAGTTCGACTCCGGCTGCGGCTGGCCGAGCTTCTACCAGGCCGACCCCGGCGCCGTGACGCTCATCGAGGACACGTCGCTCGGCATGACGCGCACCGAGGTGCGCTGCTCGCGCTGCGGCAGCCACCTGGGCCACGTCTTCGACGACGCCCCGCAGACGCCGACGGGCGACCGGTTCTGCATGAACTCGATCGCGCTCGACTTCACGCCGAAGGCCTGACGCCTCCGCGCCGTCAGGCCGCTGCGGGCGGCCGACGGCGCACGGTCGACACCGCGACGCCCGCGATCGCGAGGCCGGCGCCGACGTACGACAGCACCGACACGGGATGCCCCGACGTCGGAGCGACGAGGTCGAGCGCGAGCGCCATGACGACCTGGCCCGCGATCGACGCGAGCCCGAGCGCGAGCACGCCGATGCGATGCACCGCCACGGCTGCGATCGCGATGAAGACGCAGCCGAGCGGACCGCCGAGGTAGAGCCACCACTCGGCAGGCAGCGGCTGCAGCTCGACGCCGGATGCGAGCCGCACGGCCACGACGACCGCGAGGGCGAGCGTGCCGACGAGGAAGTTCGACGTCGTCTGCGTGAGCGCCGACTGCGTGTGGTGGTGCACCTGGCCCGCGAACGCCTGCTGCAGCGCGATGAGCATGCCCGCGACGAGCGGCAGCAGCACGAGCAGCATCGACGACGACTGGAAGCCGCCGGCCGCGGCGCCGACGCCGACGGCGGCGATCGTCACGAGCGCGCCGAGCACGCGCTGCGGCGTGATGCGCTTCGCCGCGAGCACGCCGATGCCCATGCGATCGACCGCGAGGCCCGAGAGCGTCTGACCGGCGACGATGCCGACCGTGAACAGCGCGACGCCGAGCGTCGGCACCGCGAGGCCCTGCGACGCGACGACGACGGCGCCGAAGAGGCCCGTGAGCGCGTACCACCAGCGCAGCCGCCCCTCGCGCAGCGCGACGACCATGCGGCGCGCGCCCGCGCGGCCGGCGGGCAGCACGAGTGACAGCAGGCCGACGAGCGTCAGACCGAGGCCGAACGAGATGAGCGCAGCGGTGGTGCCGTCGCCGATCCGCACGGCGAGCTCGCCGTTGACGCGGCTCTGCGCCGCCATGGCGAGGCCGCCCACGAAGGCGGCGAGGATCCACACGAGACGCACCGACCCAGCCTACGCGCGGCACGTGCCCGCACCGGCACCCCGCGCGCTCGGCGGGGCCGCGAGCGTGCGAGGATGCTGCGAGCGCCTCCTTAGCTCATCAGGTAGAGCACCGCACTTGTAATGCGAAGGTGGCCGGTTCGAGTCCGGCAGGAGGCTCGACATCGCTGACGCGGTCTTGGAATCACCTCGCTCCCCCACCCGCTGGTCGAGGAGGCCCCGAGCGCAGCGAGGAGCCGTCACGAGACCACGCGACGTGCCCGCTCGACGCGACCATGCGCGTGACCGAGCAGGAGCGGCGCTCACGTGGTCTCGTGACGCGTGCTCGCTGCGCTCGCGCGCTCCTCGACCAGCTGGCGGGAAGCCTCGCCGCGCCGCGCCAGCGACGGGCGCCGAGCGTCAGCCCTCGGCGACGAACGCCGCGAAGGCCGCCGCGTCGGCGACGTCGCCCGAGTACAGGCGGTCGCCCACGTAGACGCTCGGCACGCCGCCGAGGGGCTGTCCGCCGGGCAGCGCACCCTCGAGCGCGCGCTCGGTCGCCTGCCGCGTCCACCACGCGAACGTGCCCTGCGTCACGCAGTCGCCCGCGCCGTCGACCGCCTCGTCGGCGAGCTCGACGACGCCGGCCGCGTCGAGGTCGACGTTGCGCTCGAGCATCGCCTGCAGGAACGGCAGCGCCGCACCGGCATCCTCGTCGGCGACGCACGCGAGCGCGGCGACGCCGATCGACGACGCGTAGCCCGACTCGACGGTGTCGCCGATCGCCACGGGCACGTATGCGATCGTCGCGGTGCCGTCGGCCGCCCACGCGTCGAGCTGGTCGCCGTTCGCCTCGAGGAAGCGCGCGCAGTACTCGCACGTCGGGTCGACGACGACCGTCACGACCGTGCCGTCGCTCGGCAGCGCGTCGGGCTCGCCATCGGCGGGCACGGCATCCTGCGCCACGACGCCGTCGGCGTCGACGACGAGCGCGTCGGCGAGGTTCGCCGGGCCGTCGGCCGCCTCGAGGCGGGCGATCTGGCCGCCGATCGTCTCCTGCAGCGACTCGACGTCGGCGTCCTGCACCATCCACCGCCCCGACCACAGCACGGGCACGTCGTGCAGCAGGGCGCCGGTGCGCAGCCGCGACGCCTGCGCGTCGTCGGCCGCGAGGGTCAGCACCGTGTCGGTGCCGCACGTCGCGACCGCGGGGTCGTCGGCGGATGCGCGGTACTGCTCCACGAGATCGGTGCACGTGCCGCCGGCGTCGACGTACGCCGCCGACAGCTCGCCGAGCGACTCGGGCCCGATGGGCTCGACGCCCTGCGCGCAGCCGGCGACGAGCAGCAGCGCCGCGCACCCGACCAGGCCGGCGCCGGCCCGTCGGGTGCGCAGGCGCATCAGCCCTCGCTCGGAGCGGGCGTGGCCTCGCTGGGCGCCGGGGTCTCCTCGGTCGAGGAGCCGCCGCTGACCTGGCCGAGCGCCGCCTGCACGAACGCGGTGAACGAGGCGCCGTCGCCGGGCTGGCCGCGGTACTGCTCACCGTTCACGAGCACCGTCGGGGTGCCGGTGATCTGCACGCCGTCCTCACCCGACGGGCCGGGCTCGAGCTGCGCATCCTGCGTGGCCCGCTCGACCCACGACTCGAACTGCACCGACTCGACGCACTCCGTGAAGGCGGCGTTCGTGTCGACGCCCGCCTGCTCGGCGAGGCCGATGAGCTCGTCGTCGGTGAGGCCCTCGGTGTTCTCGCCCGGCTGGTTCTCGTACATGAGCGTGTTCCACGCGTAGAAGCTGTCGGGCGACGCCTCGGCGACGCACGCGGCGGCGTTCGCGGCGCGCGTCGAGTACTCCTCGCCGAGCGACAGCCGGTCGAGGAACGACACGGGGTGGTACTCGACCGTCGCGACCCCATCCGAGATCAGCTGGTCGATCGTCTCGCCGTTCGTGGTCTCGAAGAGGCCGCAGTACGGGCAGAGGTAGTCCTGGTAGATGACGATCTGCACGACGTCGTCGCGCTCGTCGGTCGCCACGGGCGCCTCGTCGGCGGCGAGCGCCGGCGTCGTCTCGGCGACGTAGCCCTGGCCGACGACGATGCCGTCGGACGCCATGTTCTCGGGGCCGGGCCCCGGCGGGCGGATGGCGTTGACGATCACGAGCGTGACGATCGCCACGATCGCGACCGCACCCACGAGGATGCCGCCGATCGTGAGCCCCCTCTTCAGGCGCTCGTCGCGCTGGCGCTTCTGCTGCTGCGCCTTGGCAGCCTCGCGTGCCTGCGTGCGTCGCTCGTTCTTCGTGAGTCGTCGATCGTTCGTCATCGGTCCTCGTCGGTGTCGTGGGGCCGCACACCAGGATACGGGCGAACGCTATGAACTTCCGCCGCGCCTGTGCCAGAGTGTCAGCACACGGGACTACGAGGTCCCGCTTCCATTCACGAAGGATCGTCCGGCACGTACCTGCCGGTGAAGGAGGATGACGATGGCGTCTGTCACGTTCGACAAGGCAACCCGTCTCTACCCGGGTGGCACCCGTCCCGCAGTCGATGCGATCGACCTGGAGGTGGCAGACGGCGAGTTCCTCGTCCTCGTCGGCCCCTCCGGCTGCGGCAAGTCCACGACCCTGCGCATGCTCGCAGGGCTCGAGGAGGTGAACGACGGTCGCATCCTCATCGGCGACCGCGACGTCACCGACATGCCTCCCAAGGACCGGGACATCGCGATGGTGTTCCAGAACTACGCCCTCTACCCCCACATGACCGTGGCGGAGAACATGGGCTTCGCGCTCAAGATCGCGGGCGTCGGCAAGGACGAGCGCGCCGAGCGCGTGCTCGAGGCTGCGAAGCTGCTCGACCTCGAGCCGTACCTGTCGCGCAAGCCGAAGGCCCTCTCGGGTGGTCAGCGTCAGCGCGTCGCCATGGGTCGCGCCATCGTGCGCCAGCCCCAGGTGTTCCTCATGGACGAGCCGCTGTCGAACCTCGACGCGAAGCTGCGCGTGCAGACGCGCACGCAGATCGCGTCGCTGCAGCGTCGCCTGGGCGTCACGACGGTCTACGTCACGCACGACCAGACCGAGGCCCTCACGATGGGCGACCGCATCGCGGTGCTCAAGGACGGCATCCTGCAGCAGGTCGGCTCGCCGCGCGACCTGTACGCGAGCCCCGCGAACGTGTTCGTGGCCGGCTTCATCGGCAGCCCGGCGATGAACCTGCTGCAGCTGCCGACGAACGACCAGGGCGTGCTGTTCGGCGACCACGTCGTGCCGATCCCCCGCGAGACGCTCGCGAAGGCGAAGCAGATCACGGTCGGCATCCGCCCCGAGGACCTCACGATCTCGACGTCGGGCCCCGGCCTGCCGCTCAAGGTCGACCTCGTCGAGGAGCTCGGCGCCGACGGCTACCTGTACGGCACGGCGCAGTCGTCGAAGATCGTCGACGTCTCCGAGGCGGTCGACACCGAGGCGGAGGCGACGGAGGGCGTGAGCCTCGTCGCCCGCGTCGACGGCCGCAACCACCCGCACATCGGCGACCAGGTGTTCGCGGTGCCCGACGCGTCGCACCTGCACCTGTTCGACGCGGAGTCGGGCGAGCGCCTCTAGCGCGCAGCATCCACGCACGAGCGGGGCGGGACCGGATGGTCCCGCCCCGCTTCGTCGTGTCGGGGCCAGTCAGTCGCGCGCGGCCTCGACGGCGGCCTCGAAGGTCGCCTCGTCGGTGGCGTCCTGCACGATCTGCCCATCGACGATGACCGTGGGCGTGCCCGTGAGCGGCACCGTCTGCCCGGGCAGCGACGTGTCGGTCGCCGCATCGGTCGACGCCTCGACGAACGGCGCGAAGGCGATGGTCGTGACGGCGACCGTCAGCGCCTCCGACTGCGCGCCGGCCTCGGCGGCGATCGCGAGCAGCTCGTCGTCGGAGTGCCCCGTCGTCTGCTCCCCCGGCTGGTCGGCGAAGAGCGCGCGGATGACGGCGGGCGTCGCCTCGGGGTGCAGGGACGCGACGGCGGCGACGAGGTTCGCGGCGCGCGTCGAGTACTGCGTGCCCTGCGACTGGCCGTCGAGGAACGACACGGGATGGATCTCGAGCGCGACGTCGCCGGCCGCGACCGCATCCTCGAGGTATCGGCCGTTCGCCGCGAAGAAGAGGCCGCAGTACGGGCACAGCAGGTCGACGTAGGCGACGACGTGCACGCGGTCGCCGACGTCGGTCGCGGCGACCGGCGTCGGCGTCGGGCCCGCCTGCGACGTCGACGCGACGCCCTCGTCGGTCTGCAGCACGCCATGGCTCGCCATGTTCGCGGGGAAGCCCGCCGCGAGCACCGGTGCGGGGTCGGAGGCCGAGGGCACGGGCGCGACGGCGGGCGGCAGCACGACGCAGCCCGCGAGCACGAGCGCGGCGAGGGATGCGGTGACGACGGCGGCGAGTCTGCGCATGCTCGGCACGATAGGCCACGCGCATCCACGCGTCCTCAGTAGGCTCGGGGGCATGAGCGGCAACCTCCGCATCACGTCCGCGCTCATGGACGCGACCCTGCTCGAGATGCCCTGGCACCTCCCCCTCGACCAATGGCCCGACGACGTCGTCGTGACGCTGCCGAAGGGCATCTCCAGGCACCTCGTGCGCTTCGCCCACCTCTCGGGGCGCGTCGTCGCGCTCAAGGAGACGAGCGACGAGATGGCGCGCGGCGAGTACGACATGCTGCGCAGGCTCGGGCGGCTGCAGGTGCCGTGCGTCGAGCCGCTCGCGGTCGTCGCCGGTCGCGTCGACGAGCACGGCGAGCCGCTCGAGACGATCCTCGCGACGCGGCACCTGAAGTTCTCGATGCCGTACCGCGCGCTGTACTCGGGCTCGCTCAAGGTCGCGACGGCGCAGCGCCTCGTCGACGCGCTGGCGCTGCTGCTCGTGCGCCTGCACCTCGTGGGCTTCTTCTGGGGCGACGTCTCGCTGTCGAACACGCTCTTCCGGCGCGACGCCGGCGCGTTCGCGGCATACCTCGTCGACGCCGAGACCGGCAAGCTCTACCCCGGCGGCCTCTCGCGCGGCCAGCGCGAGAACGACCTCGAGATCGCGCGCGTGAACATCGCGGGCGAGCTGCTCGACCTGCAGGCGGGCGGCAGGCTGGACGAGGGCCAGGACCCCGTCGACGTCGCGGGCTCGATCGTGGCGCAGTACCGCGAGCTCTGGGCGCAGCTCACCGAGGTCGAGCAGTTCGACCAGGCCGAGCGGTGGCGCATCAACGAGCGCGTCGAGCGCCTCAACGCGCTCGGCTTCGACATCGACGAGCTGCAGATCCGCACGGATGCCGACGGCACGAGCGTGCGCATCCAGCCGAAGGTCGTCGACGCCGGCCACCACCACCGGCGCCTGCTGGGGCTCACGGGCCTCGACGCCGAGGAGAACCAGGCGCGGCGCATGCTCAACGACCTCGATCAGTACGCGGCGGCGCAGCGGCGACGCGGCGACGACGCCGACGACGAGCAGCTCGCGCACGACTGGCTCGTGTCGCGCTTCGAGCCCATCGTGCAGGCGGTGCCGCGGCACCTGCGCGGACGCCTCGAGCCCGCGGAGGTGTTCCACCAGGTGCTCGAGCACCGCTGGTACATCGCCGAGCGCGAGTCGCGCGGCGTGCCGCTCGCCGAGGCCGTGCAGTCGTACATCGTCGACGTGCTCGAGCACCGGCGCGACGAGGCGGCGGTGCTCGAGGTGTCGACGCAGACCGTGCCCATCCCGATCATCGGCCCCAACGGGCAGCCGATCGGCGACGAGGACCTCGAGGTCGACTGGCGCGACCTCGTCTGAGGCTCAGCCCTTGCGGCGCTTCGCGACCTCGTAGAGCGTCACGGAGGCGGCGATGCCGGCGTTGAGCGACTCGGTCGCTGCCGAGATCGGGATCGACACGATCGCGTCGCACGTCTCGGCGACGAGGCGCGACAGGCCCTTGCCCTCGCTGCCGACGACGATCGCGAGCGGGCCGTCGGCCAGCTCGAGCTCGTGCAGGTCGACGTCGCCGCCGCCGTCGAGGCCGATGACGAAGACGCCCTCGGACTTCAGCTCCTCGAGCGTGCGCGTGAGGTTCGCGGCCATGGCGACGGGCGTGCGCGCCGCGGCACCCGCCGACGTGCGCCATGCCGACGCCGTCACGCCGACCGAGCGACGCTGCGGCACGACGACGCCGTGGGCGCCGAACGCGGCGGCCGAGCGGATGATCGCGCCCAGGTTGCGCGGGTCCGTGATGCCGTCGAGCGCGACGATGAGCGCCGGCTCCTTCGCCTTCGCGGCACGGTCGAGCAGGTCGCCGGGGTGCGCATACTCGTACGCGGGCACCTTGATCGCGATGCCCTGGTGCACGGTGTCGGGGCCCGACATGCGATCGAGCTCGGGGCGCATGACCTCGAGGATCGGGATCTGGCGCGACGTCGCGATCTTCAGGATCTCCTGCACGCGCTCGTCGACCTCGATGCGCGCGGCGACGTAGAGCGCCGTCGCGGGGATGCGGGTGCGCAGCGCCTCGAGCACGGCGTTGCGGCCCGTGACGAGCTCGGAGTCGTCCTTCGCGCTCGACGGCTTGCGGTGCCGCGGCGGCTGCGGCGAGCCGCCGCCGCGCGCCTTCGCGGCGGCGAGGCGCTCCTGCGCGATCTTGCGCTTGCCCGCCGGGTGCCAGGCGCGGTCCTCGGCCTTCGGCGTCGGGCCCTTGCCCTCGAGCGAGCGACGGCCCTTGCCGCCGGTGCCCTTCGTGGCGCCCTTCTTGCCTCGGGGCCGCTGCGGCTTGTTGTTGCTGCTGCTCATGCGATGCTCCAGATGGTGTCGTCCTTGCCGTCCGCCACGGCGATGCCCGATGCTGCGAGGGCGTCGCGGATGCGGTCGGCGGCTGCGAAGTCTCGTGCGTCGCGCGCGGCGCGACGGTCGGCGATGAGCGTCTCGACGAGGCGGCCGAGCGCGGCATCCGCCGCTCCCCCGCCCGTCGGGCCCCATGCCGGGTCTGCGGGGTCGAGGCCCAGCACGCCCAGCATGCCGCGCACCGACGACGCGGCGGCGAGCGCCGCATCCGTCTCGCCCGCGTCGATCGCGGCGTTGCCTGCGCGCACGGCGTCGTGCAGCGCGGCGACGGCCTGCGGGGTCGAGAGGTCGTCGTCCATGGCGGCGGCGAACGCATCCGGCACCGCGCCGACCGCGACGTCGCCGAGGCGCCCCGCGCGCTCGAGGAAGCCCTCGATGCGCGTGAACGCGGCCTCGGCCTCGGCGAGCGAGCCGTCGGCGAGCACGCCCTCGACGGTGCGGATGTCGATGGCCGAGCGGTAGTGCGGCGTGGCGAGGAAGTAGCGCACGACGATGGGCCTGGCGGATGCGAGCAGGTCGTGGGCGAAGATCGAGTTGCCGAGCGACTTCGACATCTTCTCGCCGTCGACGTTCACGGTGCCGTTGTGGCTCCACACGCTCGCGAAGTCGAGGCCCGCGGCGGTCGACTGGGCGAGCTCGTTCTCGTGGTGCGGGAAGCGCAGGTCGAGGCCGCCGCCGTGCACGTCGAACGCGTCGCCGAGGTAGCGGCGCGCCATCGCCGAGCACTCGATGTGCCAGCCGGGCCGGCCGTCGCCCCACGGCGAGGCCCACGAGGCCGTCGTCGGCTCGTCGGCCTTCGACGCCTTCCAGAGGGCGAAGTCGCGGGTGTCGCGCTTGCCGCGCGGGTCGGCGTCGCCCGCGGGCTCGAGGTCCTCGAGGCGCTGGCGCGTCAGGGCGCCGTACTCGGGCCACGAGCGCACGTCGAAGTAGACGTCGGCCGAGCCGTCGAGCGCCGCGTACGCGTGCCCGCGCTCGATGAGCGTCTGGATGAGCTCCTGCATCTGCGGGATCGACGCCGTCGCGCGCGGCTCGTACGTGGGCGGCAGGATGCCGATCGCCCGGTACGCAGCCGTGAACTCGAGCTCGATGCGGTACGCGAGGGCGAACCACGACTCGTCGTCGGTCGCGTTCGCGAGCACCTTGTCGTCGATGTCGGTGACGTTGCGCACCAACGTGGTGCGCAGCCCGCGGTGCTCGAGCCAGCGACGCCACACGTCGTACGCGAGCGCGCTGCGCAGGTGCCCGACGTGGGGGCTCGACTGCACCGTCGGCCCGCACACGTAGAACGACACCTCGCCCGCGCGCACGGGCGCGAGGTCGACGGTGCGCTGCGCGCGCGAGTCGTGGATGCGGATGGTCACCGTGAGAGCCTACGGTGCGCACGGCGTCGCTGCGCTCGCACGGGCGCCGCGGGACGTAGGATCGGCGCACGCCGTCTCGATGAGGGAGTCCGATGCCGTCCGCCCGCTCGCAGGAGATGCTCGTGCGAGCAGCGACCCTGTACTACGTCGACGGGCTGTCGCAGGCGGAGGTCGCCGATGCGATCGGCGTCTCGCGCTCCAACGTCTCGCGCGTGCTCGCGGAGGCGCGCAAGGCGGGCATCGTCACGATCACGATCACGGATCCCTTCGGTCGCGCCTCCGACCTCGAGACGCTGCTGCAGCAGCGCTTCGGGCTGCGCGAGGTGCGCGTGGCGCGCGGCTCCGACGACGACCTGGGCCGCGTGGGCCTGCTCGGCGCGGAGTGGCTCGAGCGCGAGCTGCCGCACGAGGGCGCGATCGCGCTGTCGTGGGGTGCGAGCGTGCAGGCGGTCGTGGATGCGGTCGAGCCGGGCCGCTCGCGGCCGCGCCTCGAGGTGCTGCCGCTCGTGGGCGGCCTGTCGATCGTCGACTCCGCGCAGGACGGCAACGTGCTCGTGCGCTCGCTCGCGACGAGGCTCGGCGCGAACCACCGTCGCCTCTACGCCCCCGCCGTCGTCGAGTCGGCGACGCTGCGCGACGGCCTGCTGCGCGAGTCGACCATCGGCTCGGTGCTCGAGTCGGCGGCCGCGGCGCAGATCGCGATCGTCGGCATCGGCGTCGTCGGCTCCGGCGCCTCCGCGGCGATCGTCGAGTCGACGAACCTGTCGGCCGACGAGCAGGCGTCGTTCGAGGCGTCCGGCGCCGTCGGCGACTGCTGCACGCGCTTCTTCGACGCCGCGGGCCACCACGTCGACTCCCCCGTCGATCGCCGCGTCGTCGCGATCGAGCTCGACGCGCTGCAGGGGGTCGAGACCGTCGTCGCCGTCGCGGTCGGCGGCCGCAAGGCACCCGCGGTGCGCGCGGCCCTCGCAGGCGGTCTCGTCGACGTGCTCGTGATCGACGAGCCGCTCGCGACCGCGCTGCTCGCCGAGGCGTAGGCGCCCGGCCGACAGCGTCCGACCGTCGCCAGACGCCGCGAACCCATGCGCGAACGGCTCGGACACCGGGCAGCGCGCCTACAGCCGTCAAGGCCGCAGGTTCGCTAGTCCACCCAGTGCAGCGTTTCGTCGTCGATCCAGGCCTCGTCGCCGTCGAGTACAACCTCGGCTTCGAACTGAACTGTTGAAGTGAAGTCGACTTCGATCATCGGATCGTCAAGGTCGCCATTGACCCAATCGACCTCGCTCGCGTTGTCCAGCAAGAACTCTTCGGACCGCATGTACCCAGAAATGGAGATCTCAGCCGTGGCTTCGACCCTGGGAGAAGTCGGATCAACGACCCCCTCAATGG
The sequence above is a segment of the Agrococcus jejuensis genome. Coding sequences within it:
- the cysS gene encoding cysteine--tRNA ligase, which gives rise to MTIRIHDSRAQRTVDLAPVRAGEVSFYVCGPTVQSSPHVGHLRSALAYDVWRRWLEHRGLRTTLVRNVTDIDDKVLANATDDESWFALAYRIELEFTAAYRAIGILPPTYEPRATASIPQMQELIQTLIERGHAYAALDGSADVYFDVRSWPEYGALTRQRLEDLEPAGDADPRGKRDTRDFALWKASKADEPTTASWASPWGDGRPGWHIECSAMARRYLGDAFDVHGGGLDLRFPHHENELAQSTAAGLDFASVWSHNGTVNVDGEKMSKSLGNSIFAHDLLASARPIVVRYFLATPHYRSAIDIRTVEGVLADGSLAEAEAAFTRIEGFLERAGRLGDVAVGAVPDAFAAAMDDDLSTPQAVAALHDAVRAGNAAIDAGETDAALAAASSVRGMLGVLGLDPADPAWGPTGGGAADAALGRLVETLIADRRAARDARDFAAADRIRDALAASGIAVADGKDDTIWSIA
- a CDS encoding sugar-binding transcriptional regulator gives rise to the protein MRAATLYYVDGLSQAEVADAIGVSRSNVSRVLAEARKAGIVTITITDPFGRASDLETLLQQRFGLREVRVARGSDDDLGRVGLLGAEWLERELPHEGAIALSWGASVQAVVDAVEPGRSRPRLEVLPLVGGLSIVDSAQDGNVLVRSLATRLGANHRRLYAPAVVESATLRDGLLRESTIGSVLESAAAAQIAIVGIGVVGSGASAAIVESTNLSADEQASFEASGAVGDCCTRFFDAAGHHVDSPVDRRVVAIELDALQGVETVVAVAVGGRKAPAVRAALAGGLVDVLVIDEPLATALLAEA